The Chroicocephalus ridibundus chromosome 20, bChrRid1.1, whole genome shotgun sequence genome has a window encoding:
- the MAPK13 gene encoding mitogen-activated protein kinase 13, translated as MNIARRRGFYRQEVNKTLWELPRRYTSLHPVGSGAYGSVCSAIDKKTGEKVAIKKLCRPFQSEIFAKRAYRELMLLKHMQHENVIGLLDVFTSAASYQGFQDFYLVMPYMRTDLQKIMGHEFSDEKIQYLVYQMLKGLKYIHSAGIIHRDLKPGNLAVNEDCQLKILDFGLARHADAEMTGYVVTRWYRAPEVILNWMHYNQTVDIWSIGCIMAEMLTGKTLFKGKDYLDQLTQILKVTGHPGEDFVEKLEDKAAKSYIKSLPKIPKKDLSVLFPKASPQAVDLLDKMLQLDVEKRLTATEALAHPYFDQFRDVEEETEAQQSYDDSLEHEKLSIDEWRKHIYKEILSFSPIARKDSKKRSGMSL; from the exons ATGAACATCGCAAGGAGAAGAGGCTTTTACAGACAGGAGGTGAACAAAACCCTCTGGGAGCTGCCCAGGAGATACACGTCCCTCCACCCCGTGGGGTCGGGAGCCTACGGCTCCGTCTG TTCAGCCATCGACAAGAAGACAGGGGAGAAAGTGGCTATCAAGAAGCTCTGCCGCCCGTTCCAGTCAGAGATCTTTGCCAAGAGAGCGTACAGAGAGCTCATGCTGCTGAAGCACATGCAACACGAGAAC GTCATTGGGCTGCTTGACGTCTTCACCTCCGCCGCCTCCTACCAGGGATTCCAGGACTT CTACCTGGTGATGCCGTACATGCGGACAGATTTACAAAAGATCATGGGACATGAATTCAGTGATGAAAAGATCCAGTACCTGGTCTACCAAATGCTGAAAGGGCTGAAG TATATCCATTCGGCCGGCATCATCCACAGG GACCTGAAGCCAGGAAACCTGGCTGTGAACGAAGACTGTCAGCTAAAG ATCTTGGATTTTGGCTTGGCCAGACACGCTGATGCTGAGATGACGGGCTACGTGGTGACGCGCTGGTACAGAGCCCCAGAAGTCATTCTGAACTGGATGCATTACAACCAGACAG TGGATATCTGGTCTATTGGCTGTATCATGGCAGAAATGCTGACCGGGAAAACGCTGTTTAAAGGAAAAGACT ACCTAGATCAACTGACTCAGATCCTGAAAGTAACGGGCCATCCAGGAGAAGACTTCgtggagaagctggaggacaAAGCG gCGAAGAGCTATATCAAGTCCCTTCCTAAAATCCCTAAGAAGGATTTGTCTGTGCTTTTTCCCAAAGCCAGTCCTCAGG CAGTGGACCTGCTTGACAAGATGCTGCAGCTGGATGTGGAAAAGCGCCTTACGGCGACGGAGGCGTTGGCTCACCCCTATTTCGACCAGTTCCGAGACGTCGAGGAGGAGACAGAAGCCCAACAGTCCTACGATGACTCTCTGGAACACGAAAAGCTTTCGATAGACGAGTGGAGAA aGCATATTTACAAGGAGATCTTGTCCTTCAGTCCCATCGCACGGAAGGACTCGAAGAAGCGAAGTGGGATGTCATTATAG